Proteins from a single region of Anaerolineae bacterium:
- a CDS encoding tetratricopeptide repeat protein, giving the protein MSQSIPPVPQTDRAAPPLPAAEVARLLSAHHKEDAVDLFANDPDKDIRQLGLLALRRIPPEPDDAFALGDLCAQRILAEDQLRVFYVGKAFTAYRRAAARAASDADRALAEDAIARLAEWVCAAALALPSARNVAVALWAAAEIEPDRQSEALQEMLFRLLQAYPVGLESGLTFNAPPIIRRGEARTVAAMPSPLPRALTDTQDELAVAPQVLSEVEPAVRATGPAAEAAPDSPPEDQPARAEGAFSAVDMPYLSLGRESAQPVEDEFAPGERIEDRYEVAQVLRGGMGVVYLCYDHEQREPVAIKSFQSRFFGNDRAVARFVQEALTWVRLEKHPNIVQARVVRTIRDRPHIFLEHVSGPEGLGPDLRGWIEHNRIGLPQAVTFGLHIALGMSHAQQKMPGLVHRDLKPANILVTHDEVAKVTDFGLVRSVEIGDVPFADDVDEDLQRLTRGGAIVGTAPYMSPEQCRAEEVDPRSDIYAFGCILYEMLAGRPVFGARKFHTWIIAHLTETPVIPQDVALDIPEALGRLVLSCLAKNRDERPPDWDAVVQALSAIYADIHGTPPILEVSATQLEAHELMDKGYSLTELGRAEEALEAYDRALALQPDYAWAWARKGRTLRLLGRYDEALAAFDNAIHFSPDYGWAWNGKGIVLERLGRAEEALEAYRRASQLKPGDVWTWYNQADILQALGRHEESLAMLDRALSVDPLHAHSWAKRGQVYRLLERYEDAVKAYRMALKLQPDYGWASNGLGLAFKALGRWAEALNAFRDAARDAPDEVWHWYNQVEMLVELGRYDEALAPARQAVTIDPQHAYSWAKLGQVYRYLRQYDEALEAYERALTIDPAYGWAWNGQGIVLERLERYVEALECYRRAAEAMPGDVWHWYNQGNVLVLLKRYDEALEPLKQAIALQPEHSRSWARIGNCLRHLGRPHEALPYLEHAVELDPTYAWAWNELGAVYEAIQRLDDALKAYEQAVAAEPENPLYLYNQADLLITLQRNDEALALLDRLLTHSPTHHRAWAKRGQLLRRQDRLTEALEAYEQALYLDPHYGWAWNGKGLIHSALGQPDLALECFQRATQEEPGDAWFWYNQGDALVVLHRYEEALAPLERALALDAQHIEAWAKKGQVLRRLGRYKEAVVAYDQALAIDPHYAWAWNGRGLALEGLGRREEALASFERAVQEDPSGLWYYTNQLDPLLELHQNERALAVVDQALAVAADNANLWARRGQILRRLGRHEEAITSYERAVVLDPQYAWAYNGLGLAYAALGRWEDALRNHQQATRYNGGDVWFWHNQGEALMSLGRYLEAIEAFNQALNLDPQHEPSRTRRTEARRLRQGEAGPETP; this is encoded by the coding sequence ATGAGCCAATCCATCCCCCCAGTACCTCAGACCGACCGCGCCGCGCCGCCGCTACCCGCCGCCGAGGTGGCTCGCTTGCTTTCGGCCCACCACAAAGAGGACGCCGTCGATCTATTCGCCAATGATCCGGATAAGGACATCCGTCAGCTCGGCCTGCTGGCCCTGCGGCGGATTCCGCCGGAGCCTGACGACGCCTTTGCGCTGGGCGATCTGTGTGCCCAGCGCATCCTGGCGGAAGACCAGCTGCGGGTGTTCTACGTCGGCAAGGCGTTCACGGCGTACCGGCGGGCTGCTGCCCGCGCCGCAAGCGATGCCGATCGTGCCCTGGCCGAGGATGCTATCGCTCGCCTGGCGGAATGGGTGTGCGCGGCAGCCCTGGCGCTGCCCTCGGCCCGCAACGTGGCCGTGGCCCTGTGGGCCGCCGCTGAGATCGAACCCGACCGGCAGAGCGAGGCGCTACAGGAGATGCTGTTCCGCCTGCTTCAGGCATACCCCGTTGGCCTGGAGAGCGGCCTGACCTTCAACGCGCCGCCCATCATCCGGCGCGGCGAGGCGCGGACGGTGGCGGCCATGCCCTCCCCCCTCCCCCGTGCCCTGACAGACACCCAGGATGAACTGGCCGTTGCACCTCAGGTGCTATCCGAAGTGGAGCCAGCCGTGCGGGCAACTGGCCCGGCAGCGGAAGCCGCGCCCGATTCGCCGCCGGAGGATCAACCTGCCCGGGCGGAGGGCGCTTTCTCGGCAGTCGATATGCCATACCTGTCACTGGGGCGGGAGAGCGCCCAGCCGGTCGAGGACGAATTTGCTCCCGGCGAGCGCATTGAGGATCGCTACGAGGTGGCCCAGGTGCTGCGGGGCGGGATGGGCGTGGTTTACCTGTGCTACGACCACGAGCAGCGCGAGCCGGTAGCGATCAAGAGCTTTCAGTCGCGCTTTTTTGGCAACGACCGCGCTGTCGCCCGCTTCGTACAGGAAGCGCTGACCTGGGTCCGGCTGGAAAAGCACCCGAACATCGTCCAGGCGCGGGTGGTGCGCACCATCCGCGACCGCCCGCACATCTTCCTGGAGCATGTCAGCGGCCCGGAAGGGCTGGGGCCAGACCTGCGGGGATGGATCGAGCACAACCGGATCGGCCTGCCACAGGCTGTCACCTTTGGCCTCCACATCGCCCTGGGTATGAGCCACGCCCAGCAGAAGATGCCGGGCCTGGTTCACCGCGACCTTAAGCCGGCTAACATCCTGGTCACGCATGATGAAGTCGCCAAGGTGACCGACTTCGGGCTGGTGCGTTCCGTGGAAATCGGTGACGTGCCCTTTGCAGACGACGTGGACGAAGATCTGCAGCGGCTGACACGCGGCGGGGCAATCGTCGGCACTGCGCCGTATATGTCTCCGGAGCAATGCCGGGCTGAGGAGGTCGACCCGCGCTCCGACATCTACGCCTTTGGCTGCATCCTGTACGAGATGCTGGCCGGGCGGCCGGTCTTCGGGGCGCGCAAATTCCACACCTGGATCATCGCCCACCTGACCGAGACGCCGGTTATCCCCCAGGATGTCGCGCTGGACATCCCGGAGGCACTCGGCAGGCTGGTGCTCTCCTGTTTGGCCAAAAACCGCGATGAACGCCCGCCGGATTGGGATGCCGTGGTACAGGCCTTGAGCGCGATCTACGCGGATATCCATGGCACGCCGCCGATCCTGGAAGTCAGCGCGACACAGCTTGAGGCCCATGAACTGATGGACAAGGGCTATAGCCTGACCGAACTGGGCCGGGCGGAGGAAGCGCTGGAAGCTTACGACCGGGCGCTGGCCCTGCAACCGGATTACGCCTGGGCCTGGGCGCGCAAAGGCCGCACCCTGCGCCTGCTGGGCCGCTACGACGAGGCGCTGGCCGCTTTTGACAATGCCATCCACTTCTCGCCGGATTACGGCTGGGCCTGGAACGGCAAAGGAATCGTGCTGGAGCGGCTGGGCAGGGCGGAGGAAGCACTGGAAGCTTACCGCCGCGCCTCCCAACTCAAGCCGGGCGATGTCTGGACATGGTACAACCAGGCGGATATCCTGCAGGCGCTGGGCCGCCACGAGGAATCGCTGGCCATGCTCGACCGGGCGCTATCAGTCGATCCGCTGCACGCCCATAGCTGGGCCAAACGCGGCCAGGTCTACCGCCTGCTGGAGCGTTATGAAGACGCCGTCAAGGCCTACCGCATGGCCCTCAAGCTTCAGCCGGACTACGGCTGGGCCAGTAACGGGCTGGGCCTGGCCTTCAAGGCGCTGGGTCGCTGGGCAGAGGCGCTGAACGCTTTCCGCGACGCCGCCCGCGACGCGCCGGATGAGGTCTGGCACTGGTACAACCAGGTGGAAATGCTGGTGGAACTGGGCCGCTATGACGAAGCGCTAGCGCCGGCCCGTCAGGCGGTCACCATCGATCCGCAACATGCGTATAGCTGGGCCAAACTGGGGCAGGTGTACCGCTATCTGCGGCAGTATGATGAGGCGCTGGAAGCTTACGAGCGGGCACTGACGATCGACCCGGCTTATGGCTGGGCCTGGAACGGCCAGGGGATCGTCCTTGAGCGGCTGGAACGCTACGTCGAAGCCCTGGAATGCTACCGGCGGGCGGCGGAAGCCATGCCGGGCGATGTCTGGCACTGGTATAACCAGGGCAATGTGCTGGTGCTGCTCAAGCGTTACGACGAGGCGCTGGAACCGCTCAAGCAGGCCATCGCCCTCCAACCGGAACATAGCCGGAGCTGGGCGCGCATCGGCAACTGCCTGCGCCACCTGGGCCGTCCCCACGAGGCATTACCCTACCTGGAGCATGCGGTTGAACTCGACCCGACCTACGCCTGGGCCTGGAACGAACTTGGCGCGGTCTATGAGGCGATCCAGCGCCTGGATGACGCCCTGAAGGCTTACGAGCAGGCGGTAGCCGCCGAACCGGAAAACCCCCTCTACCTGTACAACCAGGCTGACCTGCTGATCACGCTGCAGCGCAACGACGAGGCCCTGGCCCTGCTTGATCGCCTGCTGACGCATAGCCCCACCCATCACCGCGCCTGGGCCAAACGTGGTCAGCTGCTGCGCCGCCAGGATCGCCTGACCGAGGCGCTGGAAGCCTACGAGCAGGCCCTGTACCTTGACCCCCATTACGGCTGGGCCTGGAACGGCAAAGGGCTGATCCATAGCGCACTCGGCCAGCCCGACCTGGCCCTGGAGTGCTTCCAGCGGGCAACCCAGGAGGAGCCGGGCGACGCCTGGTTCTGGTACAATCAGGGTGATGCGCTGGTCGTCCTGCATCGCTATGAGGAGGCGCTGGCGCCGCTGGAGCGGGCGCTGGCGCTGGACGCGCAGCACATCGAAGCCTGGGCCAAGAAGGGGCAGGTGCTGCGCCGGCTGGGACGCTACAAAGAAGCCGTGGTCGCCTATGATCAGGCGCTGGCCATCGACCCGCATTATGCCTGGGCCTGGAACGGGCGCGGGCTGGCCCTGGAAGGACTGGGGCGCCGCGAGGAGGCGCTGGCCAGCTTCGAGCGGGCCGTACAGGAGGATCCATCAGGGCTGTGGTACTACACCAACCAGCTTGACCCGCTGCTGGAACTGCACCAGAACGAACGGGCGCTGGCAGTGGTAGACCAGGCCCTGGCGGTTGCCGCCGACAATGCCAACCTCTGGGCGCGGCGAGGCCAGATCCTGCGCCGGCTGGGTCGCCACGAGGAAGCCATCACCAGTTACGAGCGGGCCGTCGTCCTCGATCCGCAGTACGCCTGGGCCTACAACGGCTTGGGGCTGGCTTACGCCGCACTGGGCCGCTGGGAAGATGCCCTGCGCAATCACCAGCAGGCCACCCGCTACAATGGCGGAGATGTCTGGTTCTGGCACAATCAGGGCGAGGCGCTGATGAGCCTGGGACGCTACCTGGAAGCGATCGAAGCCTTTAACCAGGCGCTGAACCTCGACCCCCAGCACGAGCCTTCCCGTACGCGGCGGACGGAGGCGCGCCGGTTGCGGCAGGGCGAGGCCGGGCCAGAGACGCCCTAG
- a CDS encoding ATP-dependent Clp protease ATP-binding subunit: protein MRERCQHLLSLATDEAIRLEHNYIGTEHLFIALTKIEGGRTRRLLTDAALDPAAVRLAVREAAGRGSDHPAEPIPLTPRSRLVLSLAIYAADDEDEDAVTEEHLLLALLKEGEGVAVRCLATLGFDLTYWTNLLIREAEARREAGALEIAGEEMRRPTELLRHAPTPLLDKFGRDLVAQAWAGKIGPAIGREQEIRSLVRTLVRSKKNNPLLVGDSGVGKTAVVEGLAWAIANGTAPPSIANRRIVAIELGTLVAGTSLRGQFEERLVGILDELKDAPDVILFIDEIHTIVGAGDTVESNLDAANILKPALSRGDLRCIGATTVEEYRRVIAQDPALDRRFRVIEIHEPSEQDTLAILSALRENYERHHGVTIRPEALEAAVRLSVRYQPERRLPDKALDLIDEACARLVVRTSVSDSASSNEVTAQMVAAVLAEWTGIPVAELTADERRRLATMEAALKARVVGQDQAVRAVAAAIKQARAGLSDPDRPIGVFLFLGPSGVGKTELAKALAEFLFGTEEALIRLDMSEYHDAHTVARLIGAPPGYRDADRGGQFTEALRRRPYSVVLLDEVEKAAPEVFDLFLQVFDEGRLTDSRGGTVDARHAVFIMTSNIGAGESARGLGFGQQPEDRLPDYAEHLHEFFRPEFLNRLDEVVTFRALSTEDLNRILDLQLRELRERLAQQKLTLILDESARQALLQEGYDPARGARPLRRAIERLLTRPLSALLLEDTFAPGQTIYVRQGEDGLTFTGGSAEVYREEEDRSGSSSF, encoded by the coding sequence ATCCGCGAGCGTTGCCAGCACCTGCTCAGCCTGGCAACGGACGAAGCCATCCGCCTGGAGCACAACTACATCGGCACCGAACATCTCTTCATCGCCCTGACCAAGATCGAGGGCGGGCGTACCCGGCGGCTCCTGACCGACGCGGCTCTGGACCCGGCTGCGGTACGCCTGGCCGTGCGCGAAGCCGCCGGACGGGGCAGCGATCACCCCGCCGAACCCATCCCGCTCACCCCTCGCAGCCGCCTGGTGCTCTCCCTGGCCATCTACGCCGCCGACGACGAGGACGAAGACGCGGTAACGGAGGAGCATCTTCTGCTGGCCCTGCTCAAGGAAGGCGAGGGTGTCGCCGTGCGTTGCCTGGCGACACTGGGCTTTGACCTGACTTACTGGACTAACCTGCTCATCCGGGAAGCGGAGGCCCGCCGCGAAGCAGGGGCGCTGGAAATCGCCGGGGAGGAGATGCGCCGCCCGACCGAACTCCTGCGCCACGCGCCGACGCCATTGCTGGACAAATTCGGGCGCGATCTGGTCGCCCAGGCCTGGGCGGGCAAGATCGGCCCGGCCATCGGACGCGAGCAGGAAATCCGCAGCCTGGTGCGGACGCTCGTCCGTAGCAAGAAGAACAATCCTCTGCTGGTGGGCGATTCCGGCGTGGGCAAGACAGCGGTTGTCGAAGGGCTGGCCTGGGCCATCGCCAATGGCACCGCCCCGCCCTCCATCGCCAACCGGCGCATCGTGGCGATCGAGCTGGGCACGCTGGTCGCCGGAACCAGCCTGCGCGGCCAGTTTGAGGAGCGGCTGGTGGGCATTCTGGATGAACTCAAAGATGCCCCGGATGTCATCCTGTTCATCGACGAGATTCACACGATTGTCGGCGCAGGCGACACGGTGGAAAGCAATCTGGACGCCGCCAACATCCTCAAACCCGCGCTCTCCCGCGGGGACCTGCGCTGCATCGGCGCCACGACGGTCGAGGAATACCGGCGCGTGATCGCCCAGGACCCGGCGCTTGACCGCCGGTTTCGAGTCATCGAAATCCACGAGCCAAGCGAGCAGGATACCCTGGCCATCCTTTCCGCCCTGCGGGAAAACTACGAGCGCCATCACGGTGTGACCATCCGCCCTGAGGCGCTGGAGGCGGCGGTGCGCCTGTCGGTGCGCTACCAGCCTGAGCGCCGTTTGCCGGATAAGGCGCTTGATCTGATCGATGAAGCCTGTGCGCGGCTGGTGGTGCGCACCAGCGTATCTGACAGTGCCTCCTCTAATGAGGTTACCGCGCAGATGGTCGCCGCGGTGCTGGCGGAGTGGACGGGTATCCCGGTAGCCGAACTGACCGCCGATGAGCGCCGCCGCCTTGCAACCATGGAAGCGGCGCTCAAAGCCCGCGTGGTCGGCCAGGATCAGGCGGTCCGGGCGGTCGCCGCTGCCATCAAACAGGCACGGGCGGGGCTGTCTGACCCCGACCGACCGATCGGGGTGTTCCTGTTCCTGGGGCCATCGGGCGTGGGCAAGACCGAACTGGCCAAGGCCCTGGCTGAATTCCTGTTCGGCACGGAAGAAGCATTGATCCGGCTGGACATGTCCGAATATCATGATGCGCATACGGTAGCCCGCCTGATTGGCGCGCCACCCGGTTACCGCGACGCCGACCGCGGCGGCCAGTTCACCGAGGCCCTGCGCCGCCGCCCGTACAGCGTCGTGTTGCTGGACGAGGTCGAAAAAGCGGCCCCGGAGGTCTTTGACCTCTTCCTGCAGGTGTTTGACGAAGGGCGGTTGACCGATTCGCGCGGCGGGACGGTTGACGCCCGCCATGCCGTGTTCATCATGACCAGCAACATCGGCGCAGGGGAAAGCGCCCGCGGCCTGGGCTTCGGGCAACAGCCGGAAGATCGCCTGCCGGATTACGCTGAACATCTCCACGAATTCTTCCGCCCGGAATTCCTGAACCGCCTGGACGAGGTGGTGACCTTCCGGGCGCTGAGCACGGAGGACCTCAACCGCATCCTGGACCTGCAACTGCGCGAGTTGCGCGAACGCCTGGCGCAGCAGAAACTGACGCTGATCCTGGATGAATCGGCGCGGCAGGCGCTCCTGCAGGAAGGGTATGATCCGGCTCGGGGCGCGCGCCCGCTGCGGCGAGCGATCGAACGCCTGCTGACCCGCCCCCTGAGCGCATTGCTGCTGGAAGACACCTTTGCCCCCGGCCAGACGATCTACGTGCGCCAGGGGGAAGACGGCCTGACCTTCACCGGAGGATCAGCCGAGGTGTACCGGGAAGAAGAAGACCGGTCAGGTTCGTCATCGTTTTGA
- a CDS encoding GAF domain-containing protein, translating into MSHPNDDQNRLTQEVILLASIAELLNSLDLDTVLARTLSLLTESVGADRGSFFVFSPTSTTAERYIIHRDLPPERSQMVVEQVLQSGLAGWVYRQRQAALVNDTLNDPRWVTFPDDPLPIRSALCVPFMVAERINGIMTLECFQPGQFTEADLRLATTVANQAAVTLHNAQLFHRVETQQRQLQAVLQSTHAPILTITASGHIRLANPAALAMIGLPAFSITDQPLAALEACAVCPAVARRIAAGETRFELHDETAQRDYDVQVSSWREGDSAESGYVIVFNDITTLKDLDRLKTQMIRMTSHDLRNPLMVILGYTEMMLAELDPGSPQFEQVAEITKVTQRMLDTVTQLLSLERIESTIRGTGELFCPLDLIQDVMAGLAPLVARKGHTVTIHLPETRPRVRGAPALLREAFLNLVDNAIQYTPDGGQIDVHASVDWERRRFDFAVEDNGYGIPRHLQADLFKQFYRARQPGTERIPGTGLGLSLVKATVEHHGGEVWFESAPGVGSTFGFWLPLPEGEDALETGVA; encoded by the coding sequence ATGAGCCACCCCAACGATGATCAGAATCGCCTGACGCAGGAGGTCATCCTGCTGGCCAGCATTGCGGAATTGCTGAACTCGCTCGATCTGGACACCGTGCTGGCCAGGACACTCTCGCTGTTGACCGAAAGCGTCGGCGCAGATCGGGGGAGCTTTTTCGTCTTCAGCCCCACCAGTACTACCGCCGAACGCTACATCATCCACCGCGATCTGCCGCCGGAACGTTCCCAGATGGTTGTGGAGCAGGTGTTGCAGTCCGGGCTGGCCGGCTGGGTTTATCGCCAGCGGCAGGCGGCGCTGGTCAACGACACGCTGAATGATCCGCGCTGGGTAACCTTCCCGGATGATCCGCTGCCCATCCGCTCGGCGCTGTGTGTGCCGTTCATGGTTGCCGAGCGCATCAATGGCATCATGACTCTGGAGTGCTTCCAGCCGGGTCAGTTCACAGAGGCTGACCTGCGCCTGGCCACGACAGTCGCCAACCAGGCGGCGGTTACCCTGCACAATGCCCAGCTTTTTCACCGCGTGGAGACCCAGCAACGCCAGCTGCAGGCCGTCCTGCAGAGCACCCACGCGCCCATCCTGACCATCACCGCCTCCGGCCACATCCGGCTGGCTAACCCGGCGGCGCTGGCAATGATCGGCCTGCCCGCTTTCAGTATCACCGACCAGCCGCTGGCGGCGCTGGAAGCCTGCGCGGTCTGCCCGGCGGTGGCCCGGCGGATCGCCGCTGGCGAAACCCGCTTTGAGTTGCACGACGAGACCGCCCAGCGCGATTACGACGTGCAGGTCTCCAGCTGGCGCGAGGGCGATTCAGCCGAATCCGGATACGTGATCGTCTTCAACGACATCACTACCCTCAAGGACCTGGATCGCCTCAAGACTCAGATGATCCGCATGACCTCCCATGACCTGCGCAACCCGCTGATGGTCATCCTGGGTTACACCGAGATGATGCTGGCTGAACTGGATCCGGGCAGCCCGCAGTTTGAGCAGGTCGCCGAGATCACCAAGGTCACCCAGCGCATGCTGGACACCGTCACCCAGCTCCTCAGCCTGGAGCGCATCGAATCAACCATTCGGGGGACGGGCGAGTTATTCTGCCCGCTGGATTTGATTCAGGATGTCATGGCTGGCCTGGCTCCTCTTGTTGCCCGCAAAGGGCACACGGTGACCATCCACCTGCCGGAGACCCGCCCCCGTGTCCGGGGTGCGCCCGCCCTGCTACGCGAGGCCTTCCTCAACCTGGTCGATAACGCTATTCAGTACACCCCGGACGGCGGTCAGATCGACGTTCACGCCAGCGTAGACTGGGAACGGCGTCGCTTTGACTTTGCGGTGGAGGATAACGGCTACGGCATTCCCCGCCACCTGCAGGCCGATCTGTTCAAGCAGTTCTACAGGGCCAGGCAGCCGGGCACCGAGCGTATCCCCGGCACCGGGCTGGGGCTGAGCCTGGTCAAGGCTACGGTAGAGCATCATGGCGGGGAAGTCTGGTTTGAAAGCGCGCCGGGTGTGGGCAGCACATTCGGCTTCTGGTTGCCCCTGCCGGAAGGCGAAGATGCCCTGGAAACCGGCGTCGCCTGA
- a CDS encoding ATP-binding protein, whose translation MAENPFDHNAPVGEEGVFAGRQEVFSFVQANLVGGHQRHALVILGAPQMGKSSVLRRLPAVLDPRYIPVRLALRAGTVASEKAWLTALAETLPQALSMLNMQSARIPELPAHPAELREMLIGEVFSQGLNAMRRDRHLLMLVDNAERLLTAVQNHTLPRDTFHFLAELLEKHRHFDVLMAFDSHYEPELLAAGPPFDPGLFHRLGPLSPEETSALITGRLPEGLAIEPAALDTIYDLTAGHPYLTQLVGWLLFERSAGRGHNGPITAGDALAVADSAVAMGSDTLSAVWSQGTRQEQLVLTALTALNPQEPPTPVPHEDIGAWLIAADLPLDPRTVNAAWRRLEYEGVLRLTGDGQLTIAGGLQRRWLRSHVTLPAGRISASWRRVILLVAATVALLALLLAILSANPGGGPEATTGASDATITLMFDLQATADAYNATQTATAP comes from the coding sequence ATGGCCGAGAACCCTTTTGACCACAATGCGCCGGTTGGCGAAGAGGGCGTCTTTGCCGGGCGGCAGGAAGTCTTCTCCTTCGTGCAAGCGAATCTGGTCGGCGGGCATCAGCGCCACGCCCTGGTGATTCTTGGCGCGCCCCAGATGGGCAAGAGTTCGGTCTTGCGCCGCCTGCCAGCGGTTCTCGACCCGCGCTACATCCCGGTGCGGCTGGCCCTGCGAGCGGGAACGGTCGCCAGCGAAAAGGCCTGGCTGACCGCCCTGGCGGAAACTCTCCCCCAGGCGTTAAGCATGCTGAACATGCAATCGGCGCGCATCCCGGAGCTGCCCGCGCATCCTGCTGAATTACGCGAGATGCTGATCGGGGAAGTCTTCAGCCAGGGGTTAAACGCCATGCGCCGTGACCGGCACCTGCTGATGCTGGTCGATAATGCCGAACGCCTGCTGACCGCCGTGCAGAATCATACTCTGCCGCGCGATACCTTCCATTTCCTGGCCGAATTACTGGAAAAGCATCGCCACTTCGATGTGCTGATGGCCTTTGACTCACACTACGAGCCAGAACTGCTGGCCGCCGGCCCGCCATTCGACCCTGGGCTTTTTCACCGGCTGGGGCCGCTTTCCCCTGAGGAAACCAGCGCCTTGATCACCGGCCGGCTGCCGGAAGGGCTTGCCATCGAACCGGCGGCACTGGACACAATCTATGACTTGACCGCCGGGCATCCATACCTGACGCAACTGGTGGGATGGCTGCTTTTTGAACGCTCCGCCGGGCGCGGCCACAACGGGCCAATCACCGCCGGGGATGCGCTGGCCGTAGCCGACTCGGCGGTAGCGATGGGCAGTGACACGCTGAGCGCGGTCTGGTCACAGGGCACGCGGCAGGAGCAGCTTGTGTTGACGGCTCTGACCGCCCTCAACCCACAGGAACCACCGACGCCGGTTCCGCATGAAGACATCGGGGCCTGGCTGATCGCCGCTGATCTGCCGCTTGATCCACGCACGGTCAACGCGGCCTGGCGTCGGCTGGAATACGAGGGTGTGCTCAGGTTGACGGGCGATGGGCAGCTGACGATCGCTGGCGGGTTACAGCGGCGCTGGCTACGCAGCCATGTGACCCTGCCAGCAGGCAGGATAAGCGCCTCCTGGCGGCGGGTGATCCTGCTGGTGGCGGCTACGGTTGCCCTGCTGGCGCTCCTCCTGGCCATCCTCAGCGCCAATCCTGGCGGCGGGCCGGAAGCGACAACCGGGGCGAGCGACGCCACCATTACGCTGATGTTCGACCTGCAGGCGACGGCTGACGCCTACAACGCCACACAGACGGCGACAGCACCGTAG
- a CDS encoding AAA family ATPase produces the protein MMFPRINRPYPPSLRGDTQARLLALVGMPGAGKSLLASYLEQQGFPQFRFGGITMDELERRGWEVTPHNEKIVREEIRAREGMDAYARRALPIIQAMLAEHRAAVIDGLYSFSEYRTLKAEFGPQLVVVAVACDRALRYARLAARPERPLTPQEAEERDIAEIESLEKGGPIAIADFTILNNTTPADVIAALQRLLDDLNLRP, from the coding sequence ATGATGTTCCCCAGAATCAACCGCCCTTACCCGCCCTCTCTGCGCGGCGATACTCAGGCCCGGCTATTGGCCCTGGTGGGGATGCCCGGTGCGGGCAAATCGCTGCTGGCCAGCTATCTGGAACAGCAGGGCTTTCCTCAGTTTCGCTTCGGCGGGATCACCATGGACGAGCTTGAGCGGCGTGGCTGGGAGGTAACCCCCCATAATGAGAAGATCGTCCGGGAGGAAATCCGCGCCAGAGAGGGAATGGATGCTTATGCCCGCCGGGCGCTGCCGATCATCCAGGCCATGCTGGCCGAACACCGGGCGGCGGTCATCGATGGGCTGTACAGCTTCAGCGAGTACCGGACTCTGAAGGCGGAGTTTGGCCCGCAGCTGGTTGTTGTTGCTGTCGCCTGTGACCGCGCCCTGCGCTATGCCCGGCTCGCCGCCCGCCCGGAGCGCCCGCTCACCCCGCAGGAAGCCGAAGAACGCGACATTGCCGAGATCGAGTCACTGGAGAAGGGCGGCCCGATCGCCATCGCCGATTTCACCATCCTCAATAACACGACCCCGGCTGACGTCATCGCCGCATTGCAGCGCCTGCTGGATGACCTGAACCTGCGCCCCTGA